The Cystobacter fuscus DSM 2262 sequence CGCCAGGGCATGCTCGACGTGCTCGACCGTGTCTACATGTGGGGGGAGCGCTTCGTCGCGCGCGAATACCGGGTGGCGGAGGATCCGCGCACGGGGGCGCCCCGCGACGAGCGCTTCTTCAACTTCTCCTACGAGCCGCTGCGCGACACCGCGGGCCACGTGGATGGGGTGGCCTTCTTCTCCTACGACGTGACGGACCACGTGCGCGCGCGGCGCGAGGTGGAGGCGCTCGCCGAGCGGCAGCACTTCCTGTACGAGGCCAGCACGCTCCTGGGCAGCTCGCTCGACTCCGTGTCCACGATGGAGCGCTTGATGGAGCTGGTGGTGCCCCGCTTCGCCGACTGCTGCGCGGTGCACGTGCTCACCGAGGAGGGACGGGTGGAGCAGCTCGCGGGGCTGCACCGGGATCCGGAACGGGCCCGGGTGGCGCTCCAGGTGCTTCGGCTCCAGCCCGTCGAGTTGTCCGCCGACCATGGCGTCGGCAAGGTGCTGCGCACGGGCGAGTCGGAGTGGATCCCCGAGTTCTCCGAGGGCCAGCTCGCCCAGATGGCGCGCAGCTCCGAGGCCGAGGCGCCGCTGAACGCGCTCCAGCTCTGTTCCTATATCTGCGTGCCCCTGGTGGCGCGGGGTCGGACGCTCGGCACGCTCATGCTGGCGCAGGGCGACAGCGGCCGTCATTACTCGCGCGCGGACCTGACGCTGGCCGAGGAGCTGGCGCGCCGGGCCGCCCTGTGTCTGGACAACGCGCGGCTGTACCGTGATGCCCAGGACGCCATCCGGCTGCGCGACGAGTTCCTCTCCATCGCGAGCCATGAGCTCAAGACACCGCTCACCGTGCTGCGGCTCCAGTTGTCCTCCCTGGAGCGTCACCTGCCTCCGGAGGCGAGCGAGCGGATGCGCACGAAGCTGGACGAGGCCCAACGCCAGGCGCGGCGGCTCTCGCAGCTCATCACGTTGCTGCTCGACGTGGGCCGCATCGTCACCGGCCGCGTGTCCCTGGATCGCGCCGAGATGGATCTCACCCGGCTCATCCAGGAGGTGATGGAGCGGCTGCGCGACGTGTTCACCCGCGCGGGCTGCGAGGTGACGCTCCATGCGCCCGCGCCCGTGGTGGGTTGCTGGGACGCGCTCCGCCTGGAGCAGGTCATCGTCAACCTGCTCACCAACGCGGCCCGCTACGGCGCGGGCAAGCCCATCACCCTCCGGCTGGAGTCGGACGGCGTGCACGCCCGGTTCATCGTGCGCGATGAGGGGGTGGGCATCTCCCCCGAGGACCTGCCGCGCATCTTCAGCCGCTTCGAGCGCGCCGTCACGGTGCGGCACTACGGGGGCCTGGGCCTGGGGCTCTACATCAGCCGGGAAATCGTCGAGTCCCACGGCGGACACCTGACCGTGGACAGCCAGCCGGGGCAGGGCGCCACCTTCACGCTGGAGCTGCCCTACCAAATCCCCGGGGAGTGAGGGCCGCCGGCGGTGCCTCGGTTCTTCAAGTCCCCTCGCCCAGCCGCTTGAGGAAGGTGGGGTAGGAGAGGCCGAGCACCTTGGCCGCCTCCATGCGCCGCCCACCCATCTGCTCCAGCACCCAGCGGGTATAGGCGCGCTCCACCTCCTCCAGGGCGCGTGGCGGTCCGGAGAGCACGAAGGCGTTGGGCTCGGGGGGGCTCGCCGCCGGGGCTCCGGCCGGCACGGGCCTGGTGCCCGCGAGCACGTCCAGCTCCAGCTCGGGCCCGGGCTCCATCACCAGGGCGCGCTCGAGGACGTTGCGCAGCTCGCGCACGTTGCCGGGGAAGGCGTAGGCGGTGAGCCGGGTGCGGGCGTGGGGCCCGAGCGAGACGTCCCGACGCCCCAGCTCCCGGCGCAGCTCGGCGAGGATGCCCTCGGCGAGCGGGAGGATGTCCTCGGGGCGCTCGCGCAGGGGCGGGATGTCGATGCGGAAGACGCCCAGGCGGAACCACAGGTCCTCCCGGAACTCGCCGCGCGCCATGAGGCCCGGCAGGTCGCGGTGCGTGGCGGCCACGATGCGCGCGCTGCTGGAGTGCTCCGTGGTGCCGCCCAGGCGCCGGAAGCGGCCCGAGTCGAGGAAGGTGAGCAGCTTGGCCTGCAGGCCCAGGGGCAGCTCGCCCACCTCGTCGAGGAAGAGCGTGCCCCCGTGCGCCACCTCCACCAGCCCCCGGCGCGCGGTGCGCGCGTCGGTGAAGGCGCCCTTCTCGTGGCCGAACAGCTCGCTCTCCACCGTCTGCTCGGGCAGGGCCGCGCAGTTGACGTGGACGAAGGGCGCGTCGTCGCCCCGGGAGGACAAGGCGTGCAGGTGGCGCGCGAGCATCTCCTTGCCCGTGCCCGTCTCCCCCAACAGCATCACCGCGCCGCGGGGCGAGGTGGCGATGCGCTCGAGCGCCGCGAACACCCGCTGCATGGCCGCCGACGCGGGGGGCACGAGCCGGCGCCGCCCGGACAGCTCGGCCTCGGCCGCGGCCAGCCGGTCCTTCAACCGGCCCGTGTCCAGGGCCCGGCGCGCGCGCAGCACCAGGTCCGCCAGCTCCACCGGCTTGGCCACGTAGTCCGCCGCGCCCGCGCGCACCGCGTCCACCGCGCTGGCGATGTCGCCGTGCGCCGTCACCATCACCACGGCCGCGCCGGGCGCCTGGGCCTTGAGCTCGGGCAGGAAGGTGAGTCCGTCTCCATCCGGCAGCCTCCGGTCGAGCACCACCAGCGCGGGCGTGAGGCGCGCGAGCGCGGCGCGGGCCTCGTGCAGCGAGCGCGCCAGGGTGACGGCGTAGCCCTCGCGCTGCAGCGCCGCCGCGCCCAGCGACGAGAAGGCCCGGTCATCATCGATGAAGAGCAGGGGGACGCTCATGGGGCGGCTCCTGGGAATCGGACGAGGCGGTGGAGTCGGGTGGGGGCAGCGTCACGGTGAAGCGGCTGCCGCCGGGAAGGCGCGTGAAGCCGACGCGGCCTCCCTGCTGCTCCACCGCGCGTCGGGTCATGGACAGCCCGAGCCCCACGCCCTTGGGCTTGGAGGTGACGAAGGGCTCGAAGAGCCGCGCCTCGAAGCCTTCCGGTGGGCCGCCCGCGTTGTCCTCCACGTCCACCACGGCGTGGCCCTCCTCCTGGCGCACGCGCACGCTCACCTCGGGCGTGGCCACCCGTCCGAGGTCCTTGGCGGCCACGGCCGCCTCCATGGCGTTGCGCACCAGGTTGTCCAGCGCGGTGGCCAGCAAGAGGGGGTCTCCCTGGAGCTCGAGCGCCTCGGGCAGGTGGGCGGTGAGGCGCACCTCCTCGGCCTCGGGCAGCACGCGCAGTCCCTCGAGCACCTCGCGCACCAGGTGCGGCAGGTCCACGGGGATGCGCTGCACGCGCGGGGGTTTGCCGAAGTGCAGCAGCGAGGTGGCCAGGTGCGCGAGTCGATCAATCTGCCCACGCAGGGCGCGCACCGCGAGGGCCTGCTCCTCTCCGGGCGAGAGCAGGCCGGTGGCCACCTTGAGGCCGTTGAGCGAGTTCTTCACCTCGTGGGCGATGAGGCCCGAGGCCGAGCCGAGCGCCGCCATCGTCTCCTTCTCCGCCGCGCGCCGCTCCATCTCCAGGAAGAGGCGGTAGACGCGCCGCCAGTGCAGGCTGAAGAGCAGCAGGGTGCCCACCTGGAGCCCCGCGAGCACGAGCAGTTGCGCGAGCAGCCGTTGACGAATGGTGGCCACGGTGGCCGTCTCGTCCGCGGCCATCACCAGCCGCAGCCGCGTGCCCGGCACCACCGTGGCCCAGGCGAACAGCTCTTCCCCGTCCGCGCTGTCCACCTCCTGGCCTTCCCGGGCCAGCAGTTGCTCCACCTTCGCGGCGAAGCCGGGCAGGGTGGCCCACGAGGGCGGTGGCGAGGGCAGGAGGATGTCGCCGCCGCGGTTGAGCACCACCAGCTTCAGGTGCTTGCTCATGGGCCGCGAGCCGGGCAGCTCCATGCGGGCGTCGATCAACCCGACGAGCATCCCCAGGACACGGTGCTCGCCCCTCACCGGCACGGCGACGACGAAGGTGGAGGAGCCCGGATCGAGCGCGTCCACGACGGGCGCTTGTTGCTGGAGGACGTGCTGGAACCACGCGCGTGCGCGCACCACGTCGCTCGGGGTGCGCACGAGCGGCTCGCTCCAACGCACGTTGCCCGTGGTGTCGAGCAGGAGGATGCCCTGGCGGAACAGGCCGAGGTCGGGCGCGGTGAGGTCCTGCATGTCCTCGATGGCCCGTCCCTCCAGCAGCTCGGGCCCCACGCCCAGGGCCACGCGGGACAGCTCCGACTCGAGCAGCTGGATGTGCAGGCCGAGCGCCTCGGCGTATACCCGGCCCTCGCGCTCCAGCCGCGAGCGGAACTGGTCGTGCATCTCGTGCACGTCCCCGCGGTAGGACAGCAGCGGCCCCACCACGGCGACGAGGCCCAGCAGGCACAGCCCCGCGAGCACCGAGCGGGTGAACTGCCGCTCGGCGTCTCTCAGGTCGGGATGGGAGGGGCTCGCCATGTCCCGGGGGCGCGGGGGGGCGCGCGCCTCAGGCGCTGACGAGCTTGGGCCCGGGCTTCTTCTCCTCGTCGGAGGAGGCCGGACCGAAGTTGCCGGTGAGGTACTTGCCGGAGAAGCAGGCGGTGCAGAAGGTGTTGCGCTCGCGGTCTCCCACCGCGGTGCCCAGGCCCTCCAGGGAGATGTAGCCGAGCGAGTCCGCCGTCACGTAGCGGGCGATCTCCTCCACGGAGTGGCTGGAGGCGATGAGCTCCTGGCGGCTGGGCGTGTCGATGCCGTAGTAGCAGGGCCACTGGGTGGGGGGCGAGGAGATGCGCAGGTGCACCTCCGTGGCGCCCGCGGCCTTGAGCATCTTCACGATCTTCCGGCTCGTCGTGCCGCGCACGATGGAGTCATCCACCACCACCACGCGCTTGCCCTTGAGCACCTGGCGCACCGCGGACAGCTTGAGCTTCACGCCGAAGTGGCGGATGGACTGCTGGGGCTCGATGAAGGTGCGGCCCACGTAGTGGCTGCGGATGAGGCCCACGTCATAGGGGATGCCGCTGGCCTGCGAGTAGCCGATGGCCGCGGGCACGCCCGAGTCCGGCACCGCGATGACCAGGTCCGCCCCCGGCACGGGCTGCTCGCGCGCGAGCTGCCGGCCCATCTCCTTGCGCGTCTCGTACACGCTGGCGCCGAAGAGGACCGAGTCGGGCTTGGCGAAGTACACGTGCTCGAAGATGCACCGGCCCAGGCGCGTGGGCGGGAAGGGGTTGCTGGTGCGCAGGCCCTCCTCGTCGATGACGACCATCTCCCCGGCCTCGAGCTCGCGGATGAACTCCGCCTCGATCAAGTCGAGCGCCGTCGTCTCGCTGGTGAGCACCCAGCTGTTCTTGAGCCGGCCGAGCACCAGCGGGCGGAAGCCGAAGGGATCCCTCACCGCCACGAGCTTCTTCTCGGCGAGGAAGAGCAGGCTGTAGGCGCCCTTCACGCGCGAGAGCGCCTCGACGACCTTGTCCTCGAAGGTGGCCTTCTTGGAGCGGGCGATGAGGTGGATGACGACCTCGGTGTCCGCGTCCGACTGGAAGATGGCGCCATCGGCCTCGAGCGACTTGCGCAGCTCGTCGGCGTTGACGAAGTTGCCGTTATGGGCGACCGACATCTGGCCGCCCACGTACTCCACGCTCAGGGGCTGGGCGTTCTTCAACCGGCTGCCGCCCGCGGTGGAGTAGCGCACGTGCCCGATGGCGGCTCCTCCCGGCAGCGACTCGATGACCGGCACGGTGAAGATGTCCGCCACGTGCCCCATGGACAGGTGCGCGCGCAGCCGCTCCCCATCCGAGGCGACAATGCCCGCGGACTCCTGCCCCCGGTGCTGCAATGCATGCAGACCCAGGTACGCCAGGTTGGAAGCCTCTGGGTGACCGACGATTCCGAAGATTCCACACATGCGGCGTGCCTTATCCCCTTCGGGAGCTGAACGGAACGGAGAACGGTTGCCTAACGGTTGCCTCCTTCGGGGGTATTCCTCGAAGTGACGCCGAAATCCATGGGGATGAAGAGGATCCCCGGGAATTTTCCGGTTCCGGATAGGCTCTTGCGTCACATGTCCGTCTCGTGGCGACAACGGCTGCGTGCCCTGGTTCCGCTGACCCTGTTGACCCTGGGGTGTGCCTATGCGCTCGCGTCCTGGAACTGGTGTGGACGCTGGGGCCAGGGGGCACCCACGCTGCTGGGCCAGGCGCGCGCCGGGAGTCCCTTGAGGGCCGGGGCGGCCAGGGTGGCCCTGGCTCCCCCCTATCCGGTGGTGGTGGCCGGCTACGGGCTGCTGCTCCCCGAGGCGGCTGGGGCGAGCTTGCCTCCGCAGGCTCGCGCGGTGGTGCTGGCCGCGGGCGACATGAAGGTGGGGCTGGTGTCGCTGGAGTTGCTGCTGGTGCCCGATGCGCTCGTGGCCAGGGTGCGCGAGCGGACCACGAGCCTGGGGCTCGGCGCGGTGGTGGTGGTGGCCTCGCACACACACTCCTCCTTTGGAGGGTATGACGCCCGGCTGGTCGCTCAGATGGGAGGGACGGGGCGCTTTCGTGGGGAGTCGCTCGAGGCCGCGGTCGAGGGGGCGAGCGAGGCCCTGCGTCAGGCGGCCTCCCAGCTCGCCGACGTCGCCCTGGAGGTGGGGCAGGCGCGCGAGCCTGGACTGGTGCGCTCGCGCTCGGGGGGCGAGTCCCCGGATGGGAACCTGACGCGCGCGGTGCTGCGCGGCGAGCGGGGGCCGGTGGCGGAGCTGCTGCTGTTCGCCTCGCACCCCACGCTGGTGCCGCGCAAGCGCGACGTGGTGGATCCAGACTGGCCCGGACGCGTGAGTCAGCTGCGCGAGGCGGAGGGTGGGGTGACGCTCGTCCTCCAGGGCGCGAGTGGCAACGCCTCGGCGGTGTGGGAGGGGGGCGGGGGACTGGAGACCGTGGAGGGGTACGCGCGGGCCGTGGCGGAGCTGGCGGCGCGGGCGACGCCGGTGCCGGTGGAGCACCCGGAGCTGGGCTTCGCGCGGGTGGAGGTGGCGCTGCCGAGGCCGGACTCCTCGCGGCTGGTGCCCTGGTATGCCCGGGCGGCGGGAG is a genomic window containing:
- a CDS encoding ATP-binding protein, producing MSEAPSSPEDALGQAPSRERMELEEELPFDIPLQLFPDGAFVLDEQWRIVALNPVAARLLGHSREELLGEVLWTLFPTLLDTAFGTAYLRARAEGVTTTAEWIAPLGETSYEACAVPYGSQLIIFLRDVTSRREAEVAREKSVGRLALLQEMTTKLCAVASAAEVVEVIARGALEAMDARRLSVALPEMDGRSLRVLSRESMSGGPGYRLSQVPMESNLPITRVFRSGRPEWSGALACLPMLAKGSPMAVLSLTFAPLHVFDSADRDFLLSLAHQGALALERARLFDKEQAARAEAEFQRTRLQAVVMQAPLAVCLMRGPEHVIELDNPLHQAHQGDSGLVGQKMRDALPHHMRQGMLDVLDRVYMWGERFVAREYRVAEDPRTGAPRDERFFNFSYEPLRDTAGHVDGVAFFSYDVTDHVRARREVEALAERQHFLYEASTLLGSSLDSVSTMERLMELVVPRFADCCAVHVLTEEGRVEQLAGLHRDPERARVALQVLRLQPVELSADHGVGKVLRTGESEWIPEFSEGQLAQMARSSEAEAPLNALQLCSYICVPLVARGRTLGTLMLAQGDSGRHYSRADLTLAEELARRAALCLDNARLYRDAQDAIRLRDEFLSIASHELKTPLTVLRLQLSSLERHLPPEASERMRTKLDEAQRQARRLSQLITLLLDVGRIVTGRVSLDRAEMDLTRLIQEVMERLRDVFTRAGCEVTLHAPAPVVGCWDALRLEQVIVNLLTNAARYGAGKPITLRLESDGVHARFIVRDEGVGISPEDLPRIFSRFERAVTVRHYGGLGLGLYISREIVESHGGHLTVDSQPGQGATFTLELPYQIPGE
- a CDS encoding sigma-54-dependent transcriptional regulator, with the translated sequence MSVPLLFIDDDRAFSSLGAAALQREGYAVTLARSLHEARAALARLTPALVVLDRRLPDGDGLTFLPELKAQAPGAAVVMVTAHGDIASAVDAVRAGAADYVAKPVELADLVLRARRALDTGRLKDRLAAAEAELSGRRRLVPPASAAMQRVFAALERIATSPRGAVMLLGETGTGKEMLARHLHALSSRGDDAPFVHVNCAALPEQTVESELFGHEKGAFTDARTARRGLVEVAHGGTLFLDEVGELPLGLQAKLLTFLDSGRFRRLGGTTEHSSSARIVAATHRDLPGLMARGEFREDLWFRLGVFRIDIPPLRERPEDILPLAEGILAELRRELGRRDVSLGPHARTRLTAYAFPGNVRELRNVLERALVMEPGPELELDVLAGTRPVPAGAPAASPPEPNAFVLSGPPRALEEVERAYTRWVLEQMGGRRMEAAKVLGLSYPTFLKRLGEGT
- a CDS encoding sensor histidine kinase; this encodes MASPSHPDLRDAERQFTRSVLAGLCLLGLVAVVGPLLSYRGDVHEMHDQFRSRLEREGRVYAEALGLHIQLLESELSRVALGVGPELLEGRAIEDMQDLTAPDLGLFRQGILLLDTTGNVRWSEPLVRTPSDVVRARAWFQHVLQQQAPVVDALDPGSSTFVVAVPVRGEHRVLGMLVGLIDARMELPGSRPMSKHLKLVVLNRGGDILLPSPPPSWATLPGFAAKVEQLLAREGQEVDSADGEELFAWATVVPGTRLRLVMAADETATVATIRQRLLAQLLVLAGLQVGTLLLFSLHWRRVYRLFLEMERRAAEKETMAALGSASGLIAHEVKNSLNGLKVATGLLSPGEEQALAVRALRGQIDRLAHLATSLLHFGKPPRVQRIPVDLPHLVREVLEGLRVLPEAEEVRLTAHLPEALELQGDPLLLATALDNLVRNAMEAAVAAKDLGRVATPEVSVRVRQEEGHAVVDVEDNAGGPPEGFEARLFEPFVTSKPKGVGLGLSMTRRAVEQQGGRVGFTRLPGGSRFTVTLPPPDSTASSDSQEPPHERPPALHR
- the purF gene encoding amidophosphoribosyltransferase, encoding MCGIFGIVGHPEASNLAYLGLHALQHRGQESAGIVASDGERLRAHLSMGHVADIFTVPVIESLPGGAAIGHVRYSTAGGSRLKNAQPLSVEYVGGQMSVAHNGNFVNADELRKSLEADGAIFQSDADTEVVIHLIARSKKATFEDKVVEALSRVKGAYSLLFLAEKKLVAVRDPFGFRPLVLGRLKNSWVLTSETTALDLIEAEFIRELEAGEMVVIDEEGLRTSNPFPPTRLGRCIFEHVYFAKPDSVLFGASVYETRKEMGRQLAREQPVPGADLVIAVPDSGVPAAIGYSQASGIPYDVGLIRSHYVGRTFIEPQQSIRHFGVKLKLSAVRQVLKGKRVVVVDDSIVRGTTSRKIVKMLKAAGATEVHLRISSPPTQWPCYYGIDTPSRQELIASSHSVEEIARYVTADSLGYISLEGLGTAVGDRERNTFCTACFSGKYLTGNFGPASSDEEKKPGPKLVSA
- a CDS encoding neutral/alkaline non-lysosomal ceramidase N-terminal domain-containing protein, with the translated sequence MSVSWRQRLRALVPLTLLTLGCAYALASWNWCGRWGQGAPTLLGQARAGSPLRAGAARVALAPPYPVVVAGYGLLLPEAAGASLPPQARAVVLAAGDMKVGLVSLELLLVPDALVARVRERTTSLGLGAVVVVASHTHSSFGGYDARLVAQMGGTGRFRGESLEAAVEGASEALRQAASQLADVALEVGQAREPGLVRSRSGGESPDGNLTRAVLRGERGPVAELLLFASHPTLVPRKRDVVDPDWPGRVSQLREAEGGVTLVLQGASGNASAVWEGGGGLETVEGYARAVAELAARATPVPVEHPELGFARVEVALPRPDSSRLVPWYARAAGDNFLCASSARRAEVGALRLGPLEWLLVPGEPTVAAGSSLAGRTGARDVLGLADGYVGYVETPEAVRAREGEARRQYFGATLLEQLGAGAELAARAAGFTP